A window of Proteiniborus sp. DW1 genomic DNA:
CCATATATCATGTATTAGTATAGAACCTTTTTAAATCATTCCATACCCAATAACCATAGTACACTTACCCCCAAAGCATCGGCAATAGCTACAAGCTCAATGTCAGTTACTGGTCTTGTTTTTGCTTCAATTTTAGATATAGTAGTTTTATCCAACTCAATGCCACGGACAGCAAGACGAGCTAAAAGGTCTATTTGAGTTACTTTAGGCTTAACTCTATGA
This region includes:
- a CDS encoding helix-turn-helix domain-containing protein, whose protein sequence is MRNSNEKNLIGNRVRQARHRVKPKVTQIDLLARLAVRGIELDKTTISKIEAKTRPVTDIELVAIADALGVSVLWLLGME